One segment of Patescibacteria group bacterium DNA contains the following:
- a CDS encoding DUF6638 family protein: MDKLLADAGLFGQGLTLVDTPQLIERYNDCLKRLGLPPTQLTSFSIDGIGWSPEIAQETGNPLYLSHGVANQLAIILSPDQEHKPIYFPFSSFDRSLMAEFFKKFRQVIADITTTSGIALDIDQELTSYETILDLLLVEDITVISYCDDLIQAAQHQRKLTEEFLAPGNNWANRELTRQLIASAQKYGNLRYRTVEIPDWRYEKLGCFYSRALNGVFVFRNLPGGDFMVVEDGKLAKKNRATQIDIFPLTNKHLIDRLEEAGLITVNLSWYREHPEILEEKRDCLLIDILSAADPEIDYLHLTEPQKKARLRSLGTKIPKIYKDLERLIKRLEQNEVESFDELSDELKLLLLQPRPDLEEEIWELVGMLIARLQPWRLLITFICDKNLFYKRYDGWPKAKQLWAIATLKKHYRPKMNILRERASKEELTD; this comes from the coding sequence ATGGATAAATTACTTGCTGATGCCGGATTATTCGGCCAAGGATTGACTCTGGTGGACACGCCGCAACTTATTGAAAGATATAACGATTGCCTTAAACGATTGGGACTTCCCCCGACTCAACTAACCTCATTTTCCATTGATGGCATCGGTTGGTCGCCGGAAATCGCCCAAGAAACCGGCAATCCGCTGTATCTGTCACATGGCGTGGCTAATCAACTAGCAATAATTCTTTCCCCCGATCAAGAGCATAAACCGATTTACTTTCCCTTCAGTTCGTTTGATCGTTCGCTGATGGCGGAGTTCTTCAAAAAGTTCCGCCAGGTTATTGCGGATATCACTACGACTTCCGGCATAGCCCTGGATATTGATCAGGAACTGACATCTTATGAAACAATCCTGGATCTGCTTTTAGTAGAAGATATCACGGTTATAAGTTATTGCGATGACTTGATTCAAGCGGCTCAACATCAAAGAAAACTGACGGAAGAATTTCTTGCCCCCGGCAATAACTGGGCTAACAGGGAATTAACCCGCCAGCTTATCGCTAGCGCTCAAAAGTATGGCAACTTGCGATACCGTACGGTAGAAATACCGGACTGGCGCTACGAAAAATTAGGCTGTTTTTACAGTCGGGCGCTTAACGGCGTTTTTGTCTTCCGTAATCTGCCGGGGGGAGACTTCATGGTTGTTGAGGATGGCAAGCTGGCCAAAAAAAATCGAGCAACACAAATTGACATTTTCCCATTGACCAACAAGCATTTAATCGATCGATTGGAAGAAGCCGGACTGATCACTGTTAATCTTTCCTGGTATCGGGAGCACCCCGAAATCCTAGAAGAAAAACGCGATTGCCTGCTGATTGATATCCTTTCCGCCGCCGATCCCGAAATTGATTATCTTCATTTGACGGAACCGCAAAAAAAGGCGCGTCTGAGAAGCCTTGGCACCAAAATTCCCAAAATCTACAAAGATCTGGAACGGCTGATCAAACGCTTAGAACAAAACGAAGTTGAAAGTTTTGATGAATTGTCAGATGAACTTAAACTTTTGCTCTTGCAACCCCGTCCGGACCTGGAAGAAGAAATATGGGAATTGGTCGGCATGCTGATTGCGCGACTACAGCCCTGGCGGCTGCTTATCACTTTTATCTGCGATAAGAATCTGTTCTATAAGCGCTATGACGGTTGGCCTAAAGCAAAACAGCTCTGGGCCATCGCCACGCTCAAGAAACATTACCGACCAAAAATGAACATCTTAAGAGAAAGAGCGTCTAAGGAAGAACTAACTGATTAA
- a CDS encoding AAA family ATPase produces the protein MGDKNGSCVPITAEQLRSFDAFADKLIKNAGWLPKKPLTPPSTAGGLKFSESAPMEERINWLELVKPYNPNRTINSGNVNQLLNSLYTGIGIGCYVVEMYAKSSGLAKLLDDNSRQRLNEGQKAEFSKKLATAAAVAQFSFASFVFWSLSRYKGEKLDSLSMDFPGYPEICLTDYLRGFNCLLVYMGKFVQESGKVRNDLDLLKAVQVAAKGALDEIKLRRDSLEYTQFFTDITYKLAGEDFTISGFENGLNNAISVEFKRVDINTIVGNRDAKRFFQRLAVRTACYKVAERRNVMFDLGGMPTASIGFGIPGTGKTMMIGAFSTMLYDLCQWLELPYVFDPHPPNIVSTYQGGSRERAEEWWQRILNPDRISFGPADDAEVNYEDRTRQGVSAGVREVIGAALTNLEGASAIWRGNSVVFFLTNIPDQLDSALLSRIVTRFKIEGATTWQDFLDQDHLWWKRIAEIDPAFIAMTDPDDYKYLFAQRLIGSMAETYVGYQQPRERTILDIFNRVNKEHDINEQKFFAKLYQEVQRQFPKFSSRDTRNIQRAVDDRLLDFDLPEEWMSDPEIFFRQPYDQQKIMVLGLMQQNMRGKSFAEIRFQEAMRYLDNMVAIVDLGHRREVERASEQMMIQLEANQAVQNWLESHK, from the coding sequence ATGGGAGATAAAAACGGATCCTGCGTGCCGATTACGGCAGAGCAACTCAGATCTTTTGATGCTTTTGCCGACAAATTAATAAAAAACGCCGGTTGGCTGCCAAAGAAGCCGCTAACACCTCCTTCGACCGCTGGCGGATTAAAGTTTAGCGAATCAGCGCCGATGGAGGAAAGAATCAATTGGCTGGAGCTCGTTAAACCATACAATCCCAACAGAACAATTAATTCAGGCAACGTCAACCAACTGCTTAACTCCTTATACACGGGAATCGGCATTGGCTGTTACGTGGTGGAGATGTATGCTAAAAGTTCGGGATTGGCTAAACTGCTTGATGACAATTCGCGCCAACGACTGAATGAAGGGCAAAAAGCGGAGTTTTCCAAAAAACTGGCAACGGCTGCGGCCGTCGCCCAGTTCAGCTTCGCCTCTTTCGTCTTTTGGTCATTGTCGCGTTACAAGGGTGAAAAGTTGGATTCCCTATCCATGGACTTTCCGGGCTATCCGGAAATCTGTCTGACCGACTATCTGCGCGGTTTTAACTGCCTGCTAGTCTATATGGGAAAATTCGTCCAGGAATCAGGAAAAGTCAGGAATGATTTGGATCTGCTCAAAGCCGTCCAAGTGGCGGCTAAAGGAGCACTGGATGAAATCAAACTGCGTCGCGACTCGTTGGAATACACTCAATTCTTTACCGATATAACTTACAAGTTGGCAGGGGAAGATTTTACCATTTCCGGTTTTGAAAACGGACTAAACAACGCGATTAGCGTGGAGTTCAAGCGGGTTGATATCAACACTATTGTCGGCAATCGCGATGCCAAACGCTTTTTTCAACGATTGGCAGTACGCACAGCTTGTTATAAAGTAGCGGAAAGACGCAACGTCATGTTTGATTTAGGAGGTATGCCGACCGCCAGCATAGGGTTTGGCATTCCCGGTACGGGTAAAACCATGATGATTGGCGCCTTTTCCACCATGCTTTATGATCTCTGTCAGTGGTTGGAATTACCTTATGTATTTGATCCTCATCCCCCCAATATCGTTTCTACCTACCAAGGCGGATCCAGAGAACGGGCCGAGGAATGGTGGCAACGTATCTTAAATCCTGACAGGATTTCTTTCGGACCGGCCGATGATGCTGAAGTTAATTATGAAGACAGGACTCGCCAAGGCGTATCTGCCGGTGTCCGTGAGGTTATCGGTGCGGCTCTGACCAATTTGGAAGGAGCTTCGGCTATTTGGCGAGGCAACTCCGTAGTGTTCTTTCTGACTAATATTCCCGACCAACTGGATTCGGCTCTACTGTCGCGTATCGTGACCCGCTTCAAAATTGAAGGAGCCACAACGTGGCAAGATTTCCTGGATCAGGACCACCTATGGTGGAAGCGCATCGCCGAAATCGATCCTGCTTTCATCGCCATGACCGATCCTGACGATTACAAATACTTATTTGCCCAACGTTTAATCGGCAGTATGGCCGAGACCTACGTCGGCTATCAGCAACCCAGGGAACGGACTATTTTGGATATTTTCAACCGAGTGAACAAAGAACATGATATTAATGAACAAAAGTTTTTTGCTAAGCTCTATCAAGAAGTCCAAAGACAATTCCCCAAATTCAGTTCGCGCGACACCCGCAATATTCAACGGGCCGTTGATGATCGGCTATTAGACTTTGACTTACCTGAAGAATGGATGTCCGATCCGGAAATATTTTTCCGTCAACCCTACGACCAACAAAAGATTATGGTATTAGGATTAATGCAACAGAATATGCGAGGCAAATCGTTCGCAGAAATCAGGTTCCAAGAGGCGATGCGCTACCTGGACAATATGGTAGCAATTGTTGACTTGGGTCATCGTCGCGAAGTGGAACGGGCAAGCGAACAAATGATGATTCAACTGGAAGCCAACCAGGCAGTCCAAAACTGGCTGGAATCGCACAAGTAA